A genome region from Bufo gargarizans isolate SCDJY-AF-19 chromosome 2, ASM1485885v1, whole genome shotgun sequence includes the following:
- the GFRA3 gene encoding GDNF family receptor alpha-3 encodes MRCLGVILLLVDAAFTLSMNSPELIDCVSAEELCRNDPLCNSTYQVLKNCSRADTSACQEAAELISKTPIIHCKCHHRMRKEEHCLDVYWTVHPDYKADLTGYLVSSESPYSDESETKEERKQNPFFDSEPDLSDASNACIHEANICSSIEKCETLKTEYVMHCSSIKAEGSCDRRKCHNHLRNFIKKIPMEFTKRLLFCPCDQDKSCGDRRRQIIVPKCSFEEKEKKNCLSLYDSCMSDTLCRSRLLDYKKQCRLFEKNREGCSPGQYDPCIKSYIRMIGTSVTPNFINNSSMDTSLWCTCEGSANKLEECDAFLGMFTSNKCLQKAISPDLNQSLPMTLNDDQKSPTDGKSDTDLAVLAEKNQKTPTSHSLPGAAAPSFTLLMWLLIVVSFM; translated from the exons CCTTCACCTTGTCAATGAACTCTCCAGAACTGATTGACTGCGTATCAGCAGAGGAGCTGTGTAGGAACGATCCTCTGTGTAATAGCACTTACCAAGTGCTAAAGAACTGCTCTAGAGCGGACACCTCGGCATGTCAAGAGGCAGCTGAGCTGATTTCTAAGACTCCCATCATCCACTGCAAATGTCATCATCGTATGAGGAAGGAAGAGCATTGTTTGGATGTTTATTGGACTGTGCATCCTGACTATAAAGCTG ATCTTACAGGTTACCTGGTTTCATCTGAGTCTCCTTATTCAGATGAGTCAGAAACAAAAGAGGAAAGAAAGCAAAATCCCTTTTTCGATTCTG AGCCTGACCTCAGTGATGCCTCCAACGCTTGTATACATGAGGCCAATATTTGCAGTTCAATTGAGAAGTGTGAAACTCTGAAGACCGAATATGTCATGCACTGCAGTTCCATAAAAGCTGAAGGTTCCTGTGATCGGCGGAAGTGTCACAATCACCTCAggaactttattaaaaaaatccccatggaATTTACCAAGCGACTCCTATTTTGCCCCTGCGATCAGGATAAAAGCTGTGGAGATCGCCGACGCCAGATTATAGTGCCCAAATGCTCTTTTGaggaaaaggaaaagaaaaactgCCTGTCACTTTACGACTCCTGCATGAGCGATACCTTGTGCAG ATCTCGTCTTTTGGACTACAAGAAACAGTGTCGCCTGTTTGAGAAAAACAGAGAAGGCTGTTCTCCAGGACAATATGATCCATGCATAAAGTCCTACATTAGGATGATTG GTACTTCAGTCACTCCCAACTTCATTAACAACTCAAGCATGGACACATCACTGTGGTGCACCTGTGAAGGTAGTGCTAATAAGCTAGAAGAGTGCGATGCCTTCCTTGGGATGTTCACTTCCAACAAGTGTCTCC AAAAAGCGATTAGCCCAGACCTTAACCAAAGCCTCCCAATGACATTAAATGATGACCAGAAAAGTCCTACTGATGGGAAAAGTGATACTGATTTAGCTGTCCTCGCTGAAAAAAATCAG AAAACGCCGACTTCTCATTCACTACCAGGTGCTGCAGCTCCATCTTTCACACTTCTTATGTGGCTGTTAATAGTGGTGTCATTTATGTGA